One Aegilops tauschii subsp. strangulata cultivar AL8/78 chromosome 7, Aet v6.0, whole genome shotgun sequence genomic window carries:
- the LOC109758951 gene encoding translation factor GUF1 homolog, mitochondrial: MAGAAALRRAARSAARALANAPAPSRAIVLPERLLSSQASPEHRPRPGVSASELGQYPPERIRNFSIIAHVDHGKSTLADRLLELTGTIQKGHGAQYLDKLQVEKERGITVKAQTATMFYKHTVENPESHGTDSSSYLLNLIDTPGHVDFSYEVSRSLAACQGALLVVDAAQGVQAQTIANFYLAFESNLSIIPVINKIDQPTADPDNVKAQLKRLFDIDPSEALLTSAKTGQGLSQVLPAVIERIPCPPGNCDSPVRMLLLDSYYDEYKGVICHVAIVDGAMRKGDKISSAATGRTYEVFDVGIMHPELTPTGVLYTGQVGYVITGMRSTKEARIGDTLHQAKTIVEPLPGFKPVRHMVFSGVYPADGSDFEALSHAIEKLTCNDASVSVTKETSTALGMGFRCGFLGLLHMDVFHQRLEQEYGAQVISTIPTVPYIFEYGDESKVQIENPAALSFNAGKRITACWEPTVIATIIIPSEYVGPVIMLCSERRGEQQEYTFIDANRALLKYRLPLREIIVDFYNELKSITSGYATFDYEDSEYQKSDLVKMDILLNGQPVDAMATIIHNQKAQKVGRELVDKLKKFIERQMFEITIQAAIGSKVIARETLSAMRKNVLAKCYGGDITRKKKLLEKQKEGKKRMKRVGSVDIPQEAFHELLKVSSSK; encoded by the exons ATGgccggcgccgccgcgctccGGCGGGCCGCCCGCAGCGCCGCCCGCGCGCTGGCCAACGCCCCCGCCCCCTCCCGGGCGATCGTGCTCCCCGAGCGCCTCTTGTCCTCCCAGGCCTCGCCGGAGCACCGCCCCCGCCCCGGCGTGTCGGCGTCGGAGCTGGGGCAGTACCCGCCGGAGCGGATCCGGAACTTCTCCATCATCGCGCACGTCGACCACGGCAAGTCCACGCTCGCCGACCGGCTGCTGGAGCTCACCGGCACCATCCAGAAGGGCCATGGGGCTCAGTACCTCGACAAGCTGCAG GTAGAGAAAGAAAGGGGCATCACCGTCAAAGCCCAAACCGCGACTATGTTCTACAAGCATACAGTGGAAAATCCCGAGTCCCATGGGACAGATTCTTCAAGCTATTTGCTTAACCTGATTGATACTCCAGGCCATGTGGATTTCAGCTATGAGGTCTCCAGGTCCCTAGCAGCTTGCCAGGGTGCTCTTTTAGTAGTTGATGCAGCCCAAGGTGTACAGGCACAAACAATTGCAAATTTTTACCTTGCATTTGAGTCAAACCTTAGCATTATTCCTGTCATTAACAAGATTGATCAGCCTACTGCTGACCCAGATAATGTAAAGGCCCAGttgaagaggttatttgacattgaTCCAAGTGAAGCTCTGCTCACTTCTGCCAAAACTGGTCAAGGCCTTAGCCAGGTGCTACCTGCTGTTATCGAGCGTATACCTTGCCCACCAGGGAATTGTGATTCACCTGTACGAATGCTGCTCTTAGATTCATACTACGATGAATACAAAGGGGTGATATGTCATGTTGCTATTGTTGATGGTGCGATGCGCAAGGGAGATAAGATTTCATCAGCTGCGACTGGTCGCACATATGAAGTCTTTGATGTTGGCATTATGCATCCTGAGCTTACCCCTACCGGAGTGCTTTACACCGGACAAGTTGGATATGTTATAACTGGAATGCGTTCAACTAAAGAAGCACGGATTGGTGATACTCTTCATCAGGCTAAGACTATCGTTGAACCACTTCCTG GTTTCAAGCCTGTGAGACACATGGTCTTCTCTGGTGTATACCCAGCTGATGGTTCTGACTTTGAGGCTCTTAGCCATGCAATTGAGAAGCTAACATGTAATGATGCCAGCGTGTCTGTTACAAAAGAGACAAGCACTGCACTTGGCATGGGCTTCAG ATGTGGTTTCCTAGGATTGCTGCACATGGATGTGTTTCATCAACGGCTTGAACAA GAATATGGAGCTCAAGTCATATCCACCATACCAACTGTACCATATATCTTTGAATATGGCGATGAAAG CAAAGTGCAAATTGAGAACCCTGCGGCCTTGTCTTTCAATGCTGGAAAACGTATAACGGCCTGCTGGGAGCCAACAGTCATTGCAACAATTATTATTCCTAGTGA GTATGTTGGGCCTGTAATTATGCTTTGTTCGGAAAGGAGGGGTGAACAGCAAGAATATACATTCATTGATGC TAATAGAGCTTTATTGAAGTACCGATTACCTTTGAGGGAGATCATTGTGGACTTCTACAATGAGTTGAAAAGCATAACATCTGGCTATGCTACTTTTGACTATGAAGATTCTGA GTATCAAAAATCTGATCTTGTTAAGATGGATATTCTACTTAACGGCCAGCCTGTTGATGCTATGGCTACTATAATCCATAACCAAAAAGCTCAGAAGGTTGGAAGAGAATTAGTGGACAAGCTGAAGAAATTTATAGAAAG GCAAATGTTTGAGATCACTATACAAGCAGCAATTGGTTCAAAggttattgcaagggaaac CCTGTCAGCAATGAGAAAGAATGTTCTGGCCAAGTGTTATGGTGGTGATATCACCCGCAAAAAGAAGTTGCTAGAGAAGCAGAAGGAAGGGAAGAAGCGTATGAAACGTGTCGGGTCTGTCGATATCCCCCAAGAAGCGTTCCATGAGCTACTAAAGGTCTCCAGTTCAAAGTAG